The Saccopteryx leptura isolate mSacLep1 chromosome 2, mSacLep1_pri_phased_curated, whole genome shotgun sequence genome has a window encoding:
- the LOC136395925 gene encoding histidine protein methyltransferase 1 homolog — protein MTFQFNFTIEGHLENELTPPGGGALTLNSSKGSSFSESQKGKQRDTGYPTEQFDLPQGHWGEPKSMGTAAASQEADSSLDLANRSGNLEHHENQPCLRLAKEHAMPKDLKKVLENKVVETLPGLQHVNIQGCKTILLKENFPGENIVSKSLSSHSDLITGVYEGGLKIWECTFDLLAYFTKAQVNFAGKTVLDLGCRSGLLGITALKGGAREVHFQDYNSMVIEEVTLPNVVANSIFEDEEHDGHEPDVKSRRKSQAPQELCQCQFFSGEWSDFCQLVLTSGKLFEKYDLILTSETIYNPGYYATLHQTLHRLLDKNGRVLLASKAHYFGVGGGLHLFQKFVEERDVFETRTLEIIDEGLKRVLIEMTFKSPC, from the coding sequence ATGACCTTTCAATTTAATTTCACGATAGAAGGCCATCTGGAGAATGAATTAACACCCCCTGGGGGTGGAGCTTTGACCCTGAATTCCTCAAAAGGGTCTTCATTCTCAGAAAGTCAAAAAGGTAAACAGAGGGACACAGGATATCCTACAGAACAGTTTGACTTGCCTCAGGGTCACTGGGGGGAACCCAAGTCCATGGGAACAGCAGCGGCCTCTCAAGAGGCGGACAGCTCACTGGATTTAGCTAACAGGTCAGGGAACTTGGAGCATCATGAAAATCAGCCTTGTCTGAGGCTTGCCAAAGAGCACGCCATGCCTAAAGATTTGAAGAAAGTGTTAGAAAATAAAGTCGTAGAAACGTTACCCGGTCTCCAGCATGTGAACATACAGGGTTGTAAAACCATCTTGTTGAAAGAGAACTTCCCTGGAGAAAACATAGTTTCCAAAAGCCTTTCTTCTCACTCTGATCTGATTACCGGTGTTTATGAAGGAGGCTTAAAAATCTGGGAATGTACCTTTGAcctcctggcttatttcacaaagGCCCAAGTGAACTTCGCTGGGAAAACAGTGTTGGATCTTGGCTGTAGGTCAGGGTTGCTGGGTATAACTGCACTTAAgggaggggccagagaagtccaTTTTCAAGATTATAACAGCATGGTGATCGAAGAAGTAACCTTACCTAATGTCGTGGCTAACTCCATTTTTGAGGACGAAGAACATGATGGCCACGAACCAGACGTGAAAAGTCGCAGGAAGTCACAGGCACCACAAGAACTGTGTCAATGCCAATTCTTTTCTGGGGAGTGGTCTGACTTTTGTCAGCTTGTACTAACCAGTGGAAAACTCTTTGAAAAATATGATCTCATTCTCACCTCAGAAACCATTTACAATCCGGGTTATTATGCTACTTTGCACCAAACGCTCCACAGACTGTTAGATAAAAACGGGCGGGTGCTTCTGGCCAGCAAAGCACACTACTTTGGAGTAGGTGGAGGGCTCCATCTCTTCCAGAAGTTTGTAGAAGAAAGGGATGTATTTGAGACCAGGACACTTGAAATAATTGATGAAGGGCTGAAAAGAGTCCTAATTGAAATGACTTTTAAGTCCCCGTGTTAA